One window of Quercus robur chromosome 12, dhQueRobu3.1, whole genome shotgun sequence genomic DNA carries:
- the LOC126709861 gene encoding uncharacterized protein LOC126709861 → MKVSGLWVLLLLFVFGTTFLSLNVSGRRIVSLVPDDDGTRVATTSRRLKESGYNFGTDKESQVGNINLDDYHPIDPAPTTKTSIRPGPIEHGTPVNPYIPRPSPPTPSPSSPKIGGLT, encoded by the exons ATGAAGGTTTCTGGCTTATGGGTCTTGCTCTTGCTCTTCGTTTTTGGGACAACTTTCTTGTCCCTTAACGTCTCTGGCAGAAGAATTGTCTCCCTTGTGCCCG ATGATGATGGTACGAGGGTGGCCACAACAAGCAGGAGGCTGAAG GAAAGTGGCTATAATTTTGGCACTGACAAGGAGAGTCAAGTAGGCAATATAAATCTGGATGATTACCACCCCATTGATCCAGCTCCAACTACAAAGACATCAATAAGACCCGGACCTATTGAGCACGGAACTCCTGTCAATCCATATATTCCAAGGCCCTCTCCTCCTACTCCCAGTCCTAGTTCTCCCAAGATTGGCGGTTTAACTTAG
- the LOC126709580 gene encoding 40S ribosomal protein S29-like — protein MGHSNVWSSHPKSYGPGSRTCRVCGNPHGLIRKYGLMCCRQCFRSNAKEIGFIKYR, from the exons atggggcaTTCAAATGTGTGGAGCTCGCATCCTAAAAGCTACGGTCCTGGTTCTCGTACTTG CCGAGTTTGTGGTAACCCTCATGGGTTGATCCGGAAGTATGGACTGATGTGCTGCAGGCAGTGCTTCCGTAGCAATGCCAAGGAGATTGGTTTTATCAAG TACCGTTAA
- the LOC126709688 gene encoding uncharacterized protein LOC126709688 — MGSNFLRKYYYCHLQTYETRLLVTHVGNFTAQAKSLATHQQWRAYARFRQLSKTRVPNTLSPPSRSFSSSSSSKSGFLGWYLGNLQSRPLITKCITSSLIYIASDLTSQMITLPPSGSFDTTRTFRMAAYGLVILGPSQHFWFNSLSKILPKRDVLTTLKKTSMGQTIYGPIITTIFFSYNAGLQGENGHEIFARLKRDLLPTFKSGVMFWPICDFVTFKFIPVHLQPLMNSSCSYIWTIYLTYMASLKKVSTT; from the exons ATGGGGAGTAATTTCTTAAGGAAGTACTACTACTGCCACCTCCAAACATACGAGACAAGGTTGTTGGTCACCCATGTTGGAAATTTCACTGCCCAAGCTAAATCCCTTGCAACCCATCAACAGTGGCGTGCTTATGCTCGATTTCGTCAGCTTAGCAAAACCAGAGTTCCCAACACCTTGTCTCCACCTTCACGTTCATTTTCATCGTCTTCCTCTTCAAAGTCTGGATTTCTGGGATGGTATTTGGGCAACCTTCAATCTCGCCCACTTATCACAAAATGCATCACATCTTCGCTTATTTATATAGCTTCAGACTTGACTTCTCAg atgattACGCTACCACCTTCTGGTTCTTTTGACACAACAAGGACATTCCGCATGGCTGCTTATGGGTTGGTAATCTTAGGGCCAAGTCAGcatttttggtttaattctctCTCAAAGATTTTACCAAAACGGGATGTACTTACAACCTTGAAGAAAACTTCTATGGGGCAGACTATTTATGGACCGATTATCACTAccattttcttctcctataatgcAGGTTTGCaag GTGAAAATGGCCACGAAATTTTCGCAAGATTGAAGCGTGACCTGCTCCCAACATTCAAAAGTGGCGTTATGTTCTGGCCGATCTGCGATTTTGTTACATTCAAATTTATACCTGTTCATCTACAG CCATTGATGAACAGTTCATGTTCATATATATGGACCATTTATTTGACATACATGGCAAGCTTGAAGAAAGTGAGCACCACTTAA
- the LOC126710544 gene encoding transcription initiation factor TFIID subunit 4b isoform X2: MDPSIMKLLEEDEDESMHSGADVEAFQAALNRDIGGDTSTSHSHSHSQQPSDSDNVLSQGNNHAPSQSLPLWQTPSQDQGTECQNQQDQRNAQKQEQTISGMELKQHGSVIENQQQQSDASKELNCLQMSQKRTQDDCQQGPAQQISIQNPQQIHIQNPHKIPIQNPQTTGMQISEKTPNLVHEPDRSSSMEGESQYSKLQKISNQQATITERASNPINNNNRAGQVPFGLLLPVLQAQLDKDRAMQLQTIFAKLKKNEIPKEGFVRLMRGIVGDQMLKMAIQKIQSQPSANQLQLQSQVSARQHPQRMPSVNASSTQFSDPHSFAQLHQKGTISSADPSHIPSSVVDSSYPAIENNAQKSREVNRPSDSHGVPVSQVTSSNVNTVNQERERSSIPAQGLNKQQQHLHFPPIYGGSGGNYHPYSGSNVNTSTSSVKPQPHDAQMRQISQHQNMSPTQLGGTTQAMSMPKFERPNSVNDPKRVQGGSLSHLANNSTSQQNPVPWQSATNKEQISAPSSLVAGVKQEVIDQPTQQQHKLNFPHPHGLSSGSAAQEQGNTTPGTIKEESSEKQSTRMGLSTSTSMMPSNSVSRSITAQLESTVPLGTQIPPTASSAGINARTPPKKPSIGQKKPLEAHGSSPPLPSKKQKVSGAFSDQSIEQLNDVTAVSGVNLREEEEQLFSGPKEDSRASEASRRVVQEEEERLILQKAPLHKKLAEIMAKSGLKCISNDVERCLSLCVEERMRGLISNLIRLSKQRVDIEKPRHRTVVTSDVQQQIMTMNRKAREEWEKKQAEAEKLRRLNDPEGNNGVDGDKEKDDGRGKSLKANKEEDDKMRTTAANVAARAAVGGDDMLSKWQLMAEQARQKREGGVDTSGSQPSKDVSRKPLSTSGRKDNQETEKRGNAAPVAASAGTVRKSGRNQITLAQTRVARSISIKDVIAVLEREPQMSRSSLIYRLYERVRSDATTE; encoded by the exons ATGGATCCTTCAATAATGAAGCTCCTCGAAGAAGACGAg GACGAGAGTATGCACTCGGGAGCTGACGTGGAGGCATTTCAGGCTGCCCTAAACAGAGACATTGGAGGAGATACGTCcacctctcactctcactctcactctcagcAGCCCTCTGATTCTGATAACG TTTTATCTCAAGGAAACAATCATGCTCCCAGTCAGTCATTACCACTCTGGCAAACTCCTAGCCAAGATCAAGGTACTGAATGTCAAAATCAACAAGACCAAAGAAATGCACAGAAGCAAGAACAGACTATATCTGGAATGGAGCTAAAGCAACATGGATCTGTTATTGAAAATCAGCAGCAACAGAGTGATGCCTCGAAGGAACTCAATTGCCTCCAAATGTCACAGAAAAGAACCCAAGATGATTGTCAACAGGGGCCGGCACAACAAATTTCCATCCAGAATCCTCAACAAATTCACATCCAGAATCCTCATAAAATTCCCATCCAGAATCCTCAAACAACTGGTATGCAGATTTCTGAAAAAACTCCTAACCTAGTACATGAGCCAGATAGAAGCTCTAGTATGGAAGGTGAATCTCAATATTCAAAATTACAGAAGATAAGTAATCAACAGGCAACAATCACAGAGCGGGCAAGCAAcccaataaataataataatagagcaGGGCAAGTACCATTTGGCTTGTTGTTGCCTGTCTTGCAAGCCCAACTTGATAAAGACAGAGCCATGCAACTTCAAACAATATTTGCTAAACTGAAG AAAAATGAGATCCCCAAAGAAGGGTTTGTTAGGCTCATGAGAGGTATTGTGGGAGACCAAATGCTCAAAATGGCAATTCAGAAAATACAATCACAG CCAAGTGCCAACCAATTGCAGTTACAATCTCAAGTTTCAGCACGGCAACACCCTCAGCGAATGCCATCTGTTAATGCCAGTTCCACACAATTCAGTGATCCCCATTCATTTGCACAACTTCATCAGAAGGGCACGATCTCTTCTGCAGACCCTTCACATATTCCCTCTTCAGTTGTTGATTCAAGCTATCCAGCCATAGAAAACAATGCTCAGAAATCTCGAGAGGTGAATCGCCCATCAGATTCTCATGGAGTGCCCGTAAGCCAAGTGACTTCTTCCAATGTGAACACTGTCAATCAAGAAAGGGAGCGATCCTCAATTCCTGCACAAGGACTTAACAAGCAGCAACAACATTTGCACTTCCCACCCATTTATGGAGGTAGTGGTGGTAATTATCACCCATATTCTGGGTCAAATGTCAATACTTCCACATCTTCTGTCAAACCACAACCTCATGATGCGCAAATGAGGCAAATTTCACAACATCAGAACATGAGCCCAACTCAATTAGGTGGGACAACACAAGCCATGAGTATGCCTAAGTTTGAGAGACCGAATTCTGTCAATGATCCAAAGAGAGTTCAGGGTGGATCTCTTTCTCACTTGGCAAACAACTCAACATCACAACAGAATCCAGTTCCTTGGCAATCAGCAACAAATAAAGAACAAATTTCTGCCCCTTCATCATTAGTGGCTGGTGTAAAACAGGAAGTGATTGATCAGCCTACTCAGCAGCAGCACAAACTCAATTTTCCCCATCCACATGGATTGTCTTCTGGTTCTGCTGCACAGGAACAGGGAAATACAACTCCTGGAACTATAAAGGAAGAATCTTCAGAGAAGCAGTCTACTAGGATGGGTCTTTCAACTTCTACGAGCATGATGCCTTCTAATTCAGTTTCTCGTTCCATAACAGCACAATTGGAATCTACTGTCCCG TTAGGCACTCAAATCCCACCTACAGCCTCTTCTGCTGGTATTAATGCCAGGACACCTCCCAAAAAGCCTTCTATTGGCCAGAAGAAACCACTCGAAGCACATGGTTCATCACCACCTCTGCCAAG taaaaagcaaaaagtaTCTGGGGCCTTTTCAGATCAAAGCATTGAACAACTAAATGATGTCACTGCTGTCAGTGGAGTTAATCTTAGG GAAGAGGAAGAACAGCTATTTTCTGGGCCCAAGGAGGACAGTCGAGCTTCAGAAGCATCTCGAAGAGTTgtgcaagaagaagaagaaaggctGATTTTGCAGAAAGCTCCTCTCCATAAAAAGCTGGCTGAGATCA TGGCCAAAAGTGGTTTGAAGTGTATAAGCAACGATGTGGAGCGATGCTTGTCACTG TGCGTGGAAGAAAGAATGCGCGGACTAATAAGTAATCTAATCAGACTGTCAAAACAG CGGGTTGATATTGAGAAACCAAGACACCGAACTGTTGTCACCTCAGATGTTCAACAACAAATCATGACAATGAATAGGAAAGCTAGGGAGGAATGGGAAAAAAAACAGGCTGAAGCAGAGAAGCTGCGGAGACTTAATGAT CCTGAGGGTAATAATGGAGTTGATGGTGACAAGGAGAAAGATGATGGTCGTGGTAAATCACTTAAG GCAAACAAAGAGGAAGATGACAAAATGAGGACAACAGCGGCAAACGTTGCAGCCCGTGCTGCTGTTGGAGGAGATGACATGCTTTCAAAATGGCAACTAATGGCTGAGCAAGCCCGGCAGAAACGTGAAGGAGGGGTGGATACATCTGGTTCTCAACCAAGTAAAGATGTGAGTCGCAAGCCTTTATCAACATCTGGAAGAAAGGACAACCAAGAAACAGAGAAAAGGGGCAATGCAGCTCCTGTTGCTGCTTCTG cTGGGACTGTTAGAAAATCTGGAAGGAATCAAATTACTCTGGCTCAAACTAGGGTTGCTCGTAGCATCTCCATTAAAGATGTGATTGCAGTCCTGGAAAGGGAACCCCAGATGTCTCGGTCTTCTCTGATATATCGCTTGTATGAGAGAGTTCGCTCTGATGCCACCACTGAATAA
- the LOC126710544 gene encoding transcription initiation factor TFIID subunit 4b isoform X1: MDPSIMKLLEEDEDESMHSGADVEAFQAALNRDIGGDTSTSHSHSHSQQPSDSDNVLSQGNNHAPSQSLPLWQTPSQDQGTECQNQQDQRNAQKQEQTISGMELKQHGSVIENQQQQSDASKELNCLQMSQKRTQDDCQQGPAQQISIQNPQQIHIQNPHKIPIQNPQTTGMQISEKTPNLVHEPDRSSSMEGESQYSKLQKISNQQATITERASNPINNNNRAGQVPFGLLLPVLQAQLDKDRAMQLQTIFAKLKKNEIPKEGFVRLMRGIVGDQMLKMAIQKIQSQPSANQLQLQSQVSARQHPQRMPSVNASSTQFSDPHSFAQLHQKGTISSADPSHIPSSVVDSSYPAIENNAQKSREVNRPSDSHGVPVSQVTSSNVNTVNQERERSSIPAQGLNKQQQHLHFPPIYGGSGGNYHPYSGSNVNTSTSSVKPQPHDAQMRQISQHQNMSPTQLGGTTQAMSMPKFERPNSVNDPKRVQGGSLSHLANNSTSQQNPVPWQSATNKEQISAPSSLVAGVKQEVIDQPTQQQHKLNFPHPHGLSSGSAAQEQGNTTPGTIKEESSEKQSTRMGLSTSTSMMPSNSVSRSITAQLESTVPQLGTQIPPTASSAGINARTPPKKPSIGQKKPLEAHGSSPPLPSKKQKVSGAFSDQSIEQLNDVTAVSGVNLREEEEQLFSGPKEDSRASEASRRVVQEEEERLILQKAPLHKKLAEIMAKSGLKCISNDVERCLSLCVEERMRGLISNLIRLSKQRVDIEKPRHRTVVTSDVQQQIMTMNRKAREEWEKKQAEAEKLRRLNDPEGNNGVDGDKEKDDGRGKSLKANKEEDDKMRTTAANVAARAAVGGDDMLSKWQLMAEQARQKREGGVDTSGSQPSKDVSRKPLSTSGRKDNQETEKRGNAAPVAASAGTVRKSGRNQITLAQTRVARSISIKDVIAVLEREPQMSRSSLIYRLYERVRSDATTE, translated from the exons ATGGATCCTTCAATAATGAAGCTCCTCGAAGAAGACGAg GACGAGAGTATGCACTCGGGAGCTGACGTGGAGGCATTTCAGGCTGCCCTAAACAGAGACATTGGAGGAGATACGTCcacctctcactctcactctcactctcagcAGCCCTCTGATTCTGATAACG TTTTATCTCAAGGAAACAATCATGCTCCCAGTCAGTCATTACCACTCTGGCAAACTCCTAGCCAAGATCAAGGTACTGAATGTCAAAATCAACAAGACCAAAGAAATGCACAGAAGCAAGAACAGACTATATCTGGAATGGAGCTAAAGCAACATGGATCTGTTATTGAAAATCAGCAGCAACAGAGTGATGCCTCGAAGGAACTCAATTGCCTCCAAATGTCACAGAAAAGAACCCAAGATGATTGTCAACAGGGGCCGGCACAACAAATTTCCATCCAGAATCCTCAACAAATTCACATCCAGAATCCTCATAAAATTCCCATCCAGAATCCTCAAACAACTGGTATGCAGATTTCTGAAAAAACTCCTAACCTAGTACATGAGCCAGATAGAAGCTCTAGTATGGAAGGTGAATCTCAATATTCAAAATTACAGAAGATAAGTAATCAACAGGCAACAATCACAGAGCGGGCAAGCAAcccaataaataataataatagagcaGGGCAAGTACCATTTGGCTTGTTGTTGCCTGTCTTGCAAGCCCAACTTGATAAAGACAGAGCCATGCAACTTCAAACAATATTTGCTAAACTGAAG AAAAATGAGATCCCCAAAGAAGGGTTTGTTAGGCTCATGAGAGGTATTGTGGGAGACCAAATGCTCAAAATGGCAATTCAGAAAATACAATCACAG CCAAGTGCCAACCAATTGCAGTTACAATCTCAAGTTTCAGCACGGCAACACCCTCAGCGAATGCCATCTGTTAATGCCAGTTCCACACAATTCAGTGATCCCCATTCATTTGCACAACTTCATCAGAAGGGCACGATCTCTTCTGCAGACCCTTCACATATTCCCTCTTCAGTTGTTGATTCAAGCTATCCAGCCATAGAAAACAATGCTCAGAAATCTCGAGAGGTGAATCGCCCATCAGATTCTCATGGAGTGCCCGTAAGCCAAGTGACTTCTTCCAATGTGAACACTGTCAATCAAGAAAGGGAGCGATCCTCAATTCCTGCACAAGGACTTAACAAGCAGCAACAACATTTGCACTTCCCACCCATTTATGGAGGTAGTGGTGGTAATTATCACCCATATTCTGGGTCAAATGTCAATACTTCCACATCTTCTGTCAAACCACAACCTCATGATGCGCAAATGAGGCAAATTTCACAACATCAGAACATGAGCCCAACTCAATTAGGTGGGACAACACAAGCCATGAGTATGCCTAAGTTTGAGAGACCGAATTCTGTCAATGATCCAAAGAGAGTTCAGGGTGGATCTCTTTCTCACTTGGCAAACAACTCAACATCACAACAGAATCCAGTTCCTTGGCAATCAGCAACAAATAAAGAACAAATTTCTGCCCCTTCATCATTAGTGGCTGGTGTAAAACAGGAAGTGATTGATCAGCCTACTCAGCAGCAGCACAAACTCAATTTTCCCCATCCACATGGATTGTCTTCTGGTTCTGCTGCACAGGAACAGGGAAATACAACTCCTGGAACTATAAAGGAAGAATCTTCAGAGAAGCAGTCTACTAGGATGGGTCTTTCAACTTCTACGAGCATGATGCCTTCTAATTCAGTTTCTCGTTCCATAACAGCACAATTGGAATCTACTGTCCCG CAGTTAGGCACTCAAATCCCACCTACAGCCTCTTCTGCTGGTATTAATGCCAGGACACCTCCCAAAAAGCCTTCTATTGGCCAGAAGAAACCACTCGAAGCACATGGTTCATCACCACCTCTGCCAAG taaaaagcaaaaagtaTCTGGGGCCTTTTCAGATCAAAGCATTGAACAACTAAATGATGTCACTGCTGTCAGTGGAGTTAATCTTAGG GAAGAGGAAGAACAGCTATTTTCTGGGCCCAAGGAGGACAGTCGAGCTTCAGAAGCATCTCGAAGAGTTgtgcaagaagaagaagaaaggctGATTTTGCAGAAAGCTCCTCTCCATAAAAAGCTGGCTGAGATCA TGGCCAAAAGTGGTTTGAAGTGTATAAGCAACGATGTGGAGCGATGCTTGTCACTG TGCGTGGAAGAAAGAATGCGCGGACTAATAAGTAATCTAATCAGACTGTCAAAACAG CGGGTTGATATTGAGAAACCAAGACACCGAACTGTTGTCACCTCAGATGTTCAACAACAAATCATGACAATGAATAGGAAAGCTAGGGAGGAATGGGAAAAAAAACAGGCTGAAGCAGAGAAGCTGCGGAGACTTAATGAT CCTGAGGGTAATAATGGAGTTGATGGTGACAAGGAGAAAGATGATGGTCGTGGTAAATCACTTAAG GCAAACAAAGAGGAAGATGACAAAATGAGGACAACAGCGGCAAACGTTGCAGCCCGTGCTGCTGTTGGAGGAGATGACATGCTTTCAAAATGGCAACTAATGGCTGAGCAAGCCCGGCAGAAACGTGAAGGAGGGGTGGATACATCTGGTTCTCAACCAAGTAAAGATGTGAGTCGCAAGCCTTTATCAACATCTGGAAGAAAGGACAACCAAGAAACAGAGAAAAGGGGCAATGCAGCTCCTGTTGCTGCTTCTG cTGGGACTGTTAGAAAATCTGGAAGGAATCAAATTACTCTGGCTCAAACTAGGGTTGCTCGTAGCATCTCCATTAAAGATGTGATTGCAGTCCTGGAAAGGGAACCCCAGATGTCTCGGTCTTCTCTGATATATCGCTTGTATGAGAGAGTTCGCTCTGATGCCACCACTGAATAA